One genomic window of Salvelinus sp. IW2-2015 unplaced genomic scaffold, ASM291031v2 Un_scaffold1249, whole genome shotgun sequence includes the following:
- the LOC112070171 gene encoding succinate receptor 1, producing the protein MVYNCTMLDDFLLQYYLTPAYALEFALGFPSNLLVVLGYVFCLPEWKSTNVYLFNLAVSDLIFLCTLPRLSYLYANAQLEDSGFGCTINRYILHTNLYSSILFMVWVSMDRFLLVRHPSRLHFLLTKKAALCLSLMTWVAVNMQVAPLILYMVQDMRKGNWSLCKDFGSLGIMDNLLGYSLGLTVTGYLLPLLGLGFFSYHINRLLCVQAKVIQGKGTSFRRPVRVVSAVAAMFLVLYLPYHLMRNVRIASRHPWAGLSDCHKIYIESAYILTRPVAFFHSVINPVFYFFMGDKFRELLLAKIRGLVRQLKQRTGIAM; encoded by the exons ATG gtgtATAACTGTACAATGCTAGATGACTTCCTGTTGCAGTACTACCTGACTCCCGCCTATGCCCTGGAGTTTGCCCTGGGTTTCCCCAGCAACCTGCTGGTGGTCCTGGGTTATGTGTTCTGCCTGCCAGAGTGGAAGAGCACCAATGTTTACCTGTTCAACCTCGCTGTCTCTGATCTCATCTTTCTGTGCACGCTGCCACGCCTCTCCTACCTGTACGCCAACGCCCAATTAGAAGACAGTGGCTTCGGCTGCACCATCAACCGCTATATTCTCCATACCAACCTCTACTCCTCCATCCTTTTCATGGTGTGGGTCAGCATGGACCGCTTCCTGCTCGTACGACACCCGTCACGACTTCACTTCCTGTTGACCAAGAAGGCGGCCCTCTGCTTGTCTCTCATGACCTGGGTGGCAGTTAACATGCAGGTGGCCCCCCTAATATTGTACATGGTCCAGGACATGCGGAAAGGGAACTGGAGCTTATGTAAGGACTTTGGGAGCCTGGGGATTATGGATAACTTGCTGGGATACAGCCTGGGCCTGACGGTGACTGGCTACCTGCTGCCTCTGCTGGGGCTTGGCTTCTTCAGTTACCACATCAACCGGCTTCTCTGTGTCCAGGCGAAAGTGATTCAGGGCAAGGGGACATCATTCCGCCGGCCCGTACGGGTGGTCTCTGCTGTAGCGGCCATGTTTCTGGTACTGTATCTGCCCTATCATTtgatgaggaatgtgaggatagCGTCGCGGCATCCCTGGGCAGGGCTGTCTGACTGCCAcaagatatatatagagagtgcATACATCCTGACCAGGCCGGTGGCGTTCTTCCATAGTGTAATTAACCCTGTGTTCTACTTCTTCATGGGAGACAAGTTCAGAGAGCTCCTATTGGCCAAGATCAGAGGCCTGGTGAGACAGCTAAAACAGAGGACAGGGATCGCAATGTGA